The Cytophagia bacterium CHB2 genome includes a window with the following:
- a CDS encoding zinc ribbon domain-containing protein, producing MPTYEYRCKECGHQFLEALRVAEHDKKKPQCPKCKSKKVEQVFSTFFAKTSSKT from the coding sequence ATGCCCACTTATGAATACCGCTGCAAAGAATGCGGCCATCAATTCCTCGAGGCCTTGCGCGTGGCGGAGCATGACAAGAAAAAACCGCAATGCCCGAAATGCAAAAGCAAGAAAGTCGAGCAAGTGTTCTCGACCTTTTTTGCCAAAACCTCCAGCAAAACCTGA
- a CDS encoding YbaK/EbsC family protein, whose translation MPMLQSLQAHLDAQRVPYEVIHHRQDFTAQETAAHTHTPGRMFAKTVILSVDHKYCMFVLPASDHIDFEKVRRTLNAREVRLADEYEIARVCPDCEPGAMPPFGNLYKLPLYVSHRLTEDHMITFNAGTHQEVMRMLYRDYDRLAHPIVTNFTMEH comes from the coding sequence ATGCCAATGCTGCAATCGTTGCAAGCGCATCTCGACGCGCAGCGTGTGCCGTATGAGGTGATTCATCATCGCCAGGATTTTACCGCGCAAGAGACGGCTGCGCACACGCACACGCCCGGCAGAATGTTCGCCAAAACCGTGATTCTTAGCGTCGATCACAAGTACTGCATGTTCGTGTTGCCCGCCAGTGATCATATCGATTTTGAAAAAGTGCGGCGGACGCTGAACGCGCGGGAGGTTCGCCTGGCAGATGAATATGAAATCGCGCGCGTCTGCCCGGATTGCGAGCCGGGCGCCATGCCGCCGTTCGGCAATCTTTACAAACTGCCACTTTACGTGAGCCACCGCCTGACCGAAGATCACATGATCACATTCAACGCCGGCACACATCAAGAGGTGATGCGCATGCTCTATCGCGATTATGACCGGTTGGCGCACCCGATTGTCACGAATTTTACCATGGAACATTGA